A genomic window from Methylobacterium nodulans ORS 2060 includes:
- a CDS encoding 2Fe-2S iron-sulfur cluster-binding protein — MPRIVFVGRDGAEHGVEVPAGISAMAAAIRSNVRGIEAECGGSLDCATCHVYVDNRFVGLLPEPSELEREMLACVAADRRETSRLSCQIVLTPELEGLTLHLPEVQS; from the coding sequence ATGCCACGCATCGTTTTTGTGGGCCGTGACGGAGCCGAGCACGGCGTCGAGGTGCCAGCCGGGATCAGCGCCATGGCCGCGGCCATCAGGAGCAATGTCCGTGGCATCGAGGCGGAATGCGGCGGTTCGCTCGACTGCGCCACCTGCCACGTCTACGTCGATAACCGTTTCGTAGGCCTACTGCCCGAGCCGTCGGAGCTAGAGCGCGAAATGCTCGCATGCGTCGCCGCGGACCGTCGCGAGACCTCGCGGCTCAGCTGCCAGATCGTGCTGACGCCGGAACTCGAGGGGCTGACGCTCCACCTCCCGGAGGTTCAGTCGTGA